GAAGTTGGAGAGCCGACGCAGgtgaagagagaagaaaaactCAGAACACTCTCCGGCCGTGTTATTGATTACCAAGGGAAGAATCTCAGGATAAACATTCCTTTGACAACTCCATTGCGAACCTTCTCGACCATAACTTACCTTGTCCGGGAAGATTTGATTAACCAGTCAAGGAAATTCAGCATAGGAGCTGGCAAGGTTCATATTAACCAAACAAAGTTGCGCCACTCTGAAAAGATGATCAAACGAGGTTTCATTGAACTCTATAAAGGACTAGAATATCTCAAACTTTACAGGTATAAGAtatttcattcttttcttcACAAAATCTTAGAAGCATAACAGTTAAACCAGAACATGCACTCATACAGTTTTTTTTCCCATTTTATTGTTTAGGAACTTGAACATGCTTGCATTTatgaagattttgaagaagttTGACAAGGTAAAACGAACTAAAGATTGATGCCAAAAATCAAGTTTCAATTACACATTTGCCAAGTGTTAACATAAAGCAAATTATCAATGTTTCGCAGGTCACTTCAAAGCAAGTTCTTCCGATCTATCTCAAAGTAGTTGAAAGCTCCTATTTCAATAGCTCTGACAAGGTAAATTACAAGCACAAGTTAAAATTTTCGgctaactaaaaatatctaacTTCAACTCTATCAAACTTTGATGAAATCCATGTATCATACGATGTTGTTAAATCATGTTATGGTGTTTGCCACCAGCAAAAGTTTCAGGCTTTCTCCGACAGTCGCAAGTGGCCAATAATAATCCTACAATTCATATCTGCAccataaaaatttagatatgCTTGTCTCTTAGCACTTTCACTAGAGAATTCAACTATGGTGGAGCTAGCTTTGTTTTGCTTATGAGTTTAAGAAAATGACAGGTGATTAAGCTGTCTGATGAAGTAGAGGAACTGTTCGTCAGGAATTTCGCCGGAGATGATCGAAAGAAGGCCGCAAAGTACCTCAGGCCGAGCCACCGGCATAAAGAATCTCATTCTGTAACTTTCTTCATTGGTGAGTTAAAACTTTACTTCATTTCAAcattttttaaagatgttttctGTTTGGTACTCCACTTAGTAGAATAAGACTTTCTCATTGTTGTCGTGGAGGAGTGCTAAGGGCTAGCAACTTTTATGTTTTGTAACCATCAATTGGCcatcaatagtatttttaatggtgtgagattacatCTAATAGTGAGAGATTACTTACTTTTCATTTGATGATTAAGTGCTGGCCACAAAAACACAAAAGTTGCTGGCCCCTAAACTTTTCCATCAAGAAAAACAGAATATGGACCCTCAAATCCACTAAGCTGAGAAAATAATTTGATGGATTTATAGTACAGGTCCCATGCTACCTTATATTTTATCCAAAATTCTAAACCATACATAACCGTATCAAGAATGAACCTCAAAAGGCCCCTCACTAACCTACTGAGTAGCACTACAATGTTTCTTTACCTACGAAGCACAAGCACTTTGTTAAACTTTTGTATTAGCGTGACTGACATATTTTGAATATTGACACTCAGCACTCATCACGTGTTTATTAAGTCAACCGTTGTAGTCAGTATTCCCATATATCTCCCCAAAAATTATATTCAAGTTCCCCACTcactataatattttttttggcaATGGTtcctcccccttttttttttgtatttccACATTCACAACACCATTTGGTGCAATTGTGCAATTACTGTGCTCAACCTAGCTTCTGAGTTTTGGCTATATGTTTCTTCTTGTAACACACATATTGATTACATTACAAAGATAAAACCATTAGAAATCagaagaaacaacaaaacatgAAGTTCTATGTTAATTCAATTGAGGAATTTAATGATGAACCCATGTAAAATTGCCTAACTTTTCTAGCAGAAATTATGTAAGAGTTACAGCTAATGTTGCTTTCTAATAAATATGGTGACTTATGGTCTCTCAAATGAAATCAGGACTATTTGGTGGATGCTTCTTGGCACTTTTAACTGGATATGTTGTAATGGCTCATCTTAGTGGCCTATATAAACCACAACAGGATTCACTTTACATGGAAACAGTCTATCCTGTACTTGGGTAAGAAAGCCTACTTAGCACATGATATGTTATTTTAAGCTAAAAACTCACATGCAGTTGTTTTTATgtgaaattgataattaaaaattagtttcGATGATTTCACATATTTAACTAAATTCCTATCTATTGAACTTTAATTATCAACTTCGCTTGAAAACAAATGCAGGTGAATTTCCACTTTATGTTAATTGCACACAAGGTAAAACGTAATTTGAACCTACAACTTTGATTTAGTTCATGTGCGGTTTACTTTCTAAACGTTTAAGCGTGCAATGTGCCGCTTTATCATGATCAAATGGTAAAACCATTAAGGTAgtgtttggtggagagacagatACTGAAAAACTGAaactgagagacagagacgaAGAGATAGAGACTGAAATAAGTTttagtattctgtttggtgccAAGTGAGAGacaaaaattgaaacaagaataaaactctaatttaatttgcacaacggataaaattagaattaattaattaaaatgagaatattttaggtataaaatgttattaaagtttcagtctctgTTTCTAAAAATATCACCCCTGTGTCTCTACATTTTGGAGgcactgaaatactgaaattttgaggacagagacagaaattttagtaccagtctctgagccaacaaacatgatactgTGTTTTAGTCTCTTTgtctttgtcccaatactgcaaaACAAACGCTACTTTAATGCTTTTACTCATTTATTCTTTCAAAATTATATGTTCTAGTCATACAATTATTCCTTAATCGAGGGtgattttggaaaaaaaaaatttgcaaatgTTCTTTTTGCACGATTTGATAAATTAAGATATCAAATTACACATTTATTACGAGTTTAAGAAGTAAATTGTACACTAGTCATAAATTGTGTTTCTTTAAATAGTAGCATACCACTTGTGAACATAAATTGTTAAGTTGCTTTCTTGCGCCTTGTTTGTGCAGCTTGTTTAGCCTTATATTTCTACATTTCTTTCTTTATGGATGCAACATTGTGGCATGGAGAAAGACTCGTATAAACTACAGCTTCATATTCGAACTGGTTCCTACCAAGGAGCTAACGTACAGAGATATATTCTTGGTTTGTACAATGGCTATGACCATTGTAGTTGGGACAATGTTACTTCATTTGACTCTTCTAACAAAAGGCTATTCTTATGCCCAACTTCAACATATTCCAGGGCTTCTTATACTGGTaatttcaataaattatatatcacATCCTAGTcgatatgaaaaataacaaaaatcaacaaataatctatcaaacttgtgatgtgctttattctcaggtaatgcGATGCTAGAAAGTGAAATTTTTGTGAATAGTAAAGATTATTTCGTTTAAAAATTCTCTGGGTGCGTTACTGCTTAGAAGTTAGAACAAATCATATTTATGTTATCATCCGTTTGTTACATGACACATTATTTATTCgacttatttttattaaagtaaaATATGTTAAAATTTATGAGAAAAGCAAGTAATAACTAATTATTACCGtcttaatcttattttaatGAATATGTAGATCTAATAATATGACATTTTCCGTAATACAtgaataagaaataaaattataatttaataaaaaaataataagaattttgtGTCAGctataattttaagttttaacctttttttttctcttcacTACATGTGCAGGTGTTCTTACTAATGCTACTTTGCCCCTTCAACGTTATTTACCGATCAACCCGTTACCGTTTTATTTGTACTATAAGAAACATAATTTTTTCACCACTTTACAAGGTAGGTTTCCGTGGTCTTAACTCTTAATTCTAgggtaaaatatttttttttcttgaaatttagtaaaaattttaaaattttattttgttttaattttgtttcaaaaattttttatttatatcaaatatactgagaactaatttttaaaaaaatttatgattaattcagcaacacaaattttcaaaaacaaactTTAATACAAACAAAGATATTATTATCATACATTATTACTAAattgatattaaatttttttaaaaatttagctctcaataatatatttgatgtaaaaaaaaaaattttagaataaaattaaaaaaataaaataaaatatttttaaaatttttgacaaattttagagacaaaaatataatttattagtcTAATTCTAATATCATATCGTATCATATCATCATCAAGCATCATACACCACACAAAATTTTGGGAGGAGAAAAACAATGTTCAATAATAACTGGCTTCTCTCTTGTCCCTTCAGGTTGTCATGCAAGATTTTTTCGTGGCAGATCAACTTTGTAGTcaggtattattattattattattattattattattattattactactactagattaagaagaaaaaagaaatccTTAATGTTTGGaatttgttaattgttattTCATTACTTTAACTTTTATAGGTGCCAATGCTGAGGAACCTCGAGTATGTGGCATGTTACTATATAAGTGGGAGTTACAAAACTCTAGACTATGGATACTGCACGAGGAAAAATTACTATAAAGACCTTGCTTATGCTGTGTCGTTTCTACCCTATTATTGGAGGGCTATGCAGGTAAATTACTTAGCTTTCATTCTGCTTTAAGCTTTCTTGAAGAAGCATATTCTCAAATCCACTACTTATCGCCGGTACTTATTGAATACTTGTTTGTaacttaatatttttaattagtaacgataatattaataataaacaattatttatttaaattaaaaaaaaatagtttccATAAAATATGAAATCGTGTAGTTAAACATTTGATCTGCTCTGAAATGATGAGATGAATACTATCAATCATATTATTAGTATTAGTAAACTTTATACCTCTTTtcttacaatttttttttacctCTTTAGATGCTTttaattaaacattatttaaattatgttgattttacaaacttttaaaaattttataaaaggataaattattaaaaatgcatttgaataattttgttgtggaaaaaaaaaatacacctAAATTTTTGCTATCGATAAAAATGtcttcaaataattttaaaatataacaaaattatctaatattaaatatgttttttctcaaaaaatactttagagattgaattttgatgtgaTTTTCTATaagcatgattagaaaaatgagatattattatttttaaaatttggtaattttttgttaagtattattagttgttgaccaaaaaataacaaaaaaatatatatacttaataaaaaattaccaaattttaagaataaaaatatctcatttttttaataatcataCTTATAAAAAATCGTATCAAAATTTAATCTCTAAAGTATTctttaaaaatacatatttattaTTGAACACTTTTGTCgcgttttaaaattatttaaaatattgttgttcataaaaaatttgaatacaCTGACAAATAAATACATCTCTAATGATAGTTATAAGAATCAAATTGAACTGATCAGTTTGATAAGGCTAATAGATAATTAGCCACCACACCGGTCAAATTCATGATAAAAACCAGTTGTTAGTGTATTggtaaaaaatgaaaaaaaatattaaaaatgataaaCCAATCGAATGAATTTAGGTTTTTTTAGTGATTAATTagtttaaaatatatatattttatatgtataaaatagAGAGTAAGAGAAGGTATATTGGAGATGATAGAGAAGGAGAGAGACTTTGAAATATTCATGTCAAACCCTGAATCTAGCCAACCTATCTTTTATAATACAGAGCTTTCTCTTGACCGTTTACCATCATCTGTCCATAAAACCCTATCCAACAAGATAGAAAACCTTGTTGAAGTCACTCATGTTCCAGAAGACTCAAAGATCCCTGCTACTCAACAACCTCTCATAAACCCATACACTTTTTATCACCGACAAAAGTGGTCTAGTATTCGCCACCTCATAAGAAGAGGACCGTCACCTCCTGTTAAGGAAGTGATTCAAACCTCTCGGTTACAACAGTGTGGTCTTCAAGCCACCTCTGCAGAACAGTATGTTACGATTGAGATTCCTCAAGAACTCATTCGTGAATACTTGTCACAAGGATATACTCACCTACATCTTGGAGCTATAAGGATGATTCTGACCTTACATGGCAGAAAAGGATTACCTGTCACTGCAAAGATTGCACTTTTAGATACTACTTTCAAAGAGTATCAGCATGCGCTTATTGGAGCACTTGTATCCACTCTCACCAATGGAAGTGTGATTCTTACAATCTCGCCAGATTTCACTATCAGGCTTACAGATCCGACCCTTTCCCAAAGGATTCGGATACAAATCCAGTTAATTGGTGTTACACAAGATGCCAGTGCTGAACAAGCAACACTCCATCACCAGGTGTTGTACAGAATCCAGGATCATGCTCTGGATCTGAACCTTCCAAACACCACCCATGATGCCCTTTTGATGTTCACAGATAAGAACCATGGTCCGGCCATAGTTAGCATCCCAAGGATGATTCCTCCAGACGAGCTTGCTGCTATAGTACCACTGGAATGGATTACTAATTACGAGAGAGCTTTTCCTCAAAGCACTCCTGACGTCCATACAACAGCACCATCAGCGGTTACACGAGAGACTGACGGAACAGTCAGAACAGTCTTTCAAAGGCCAGGAACAGAAGGACGACCATCTTTTTCTAGACAGTCATCTTCCAGAAGGATCTATATGATCTCTCCTCTCACTGTTCAACATACCAGTGATCAAGATGATCCCCCAATTCATTACTTCGAAGAAGGAAAGCCAGTCTATGTCTCACACGTCAATGGCCATTTCATATGGGATGTTGACCATAGCATGTGTGACTCAGATTGCGACTGCGATGCTTGGGGAGAATCTGAAGATGAAGATTACTACAAAAGGAAGAAGTCCAAAAAGAATAGGAAGCAGAGCTGTACTGCTCCTCCAAAGTTCCACCCACCTGATGACCCTGAGGAACCACCAAAGTTTCACCTAAggcagaagaaaaagaagacctTTAGGCCTCAGTTCTCAGATCCTATTGCTGTACCATGTATAGCAACCCTTAAACCTTATGAGCAGGAGTTTCCTCTTCTACAGGTTTCCACTGATAGTCAAAGGATTACTCGACGGCCATACATAGCCCCAAAAGGAGTAACTCCACAGGGAGTCCAGTCAACTTCACCTCAAGATGAGGTTCTGAATTGGCAAACAGAGAATGCTGTTAGCCAAAACAAAGTCCTGTTGAGAATTGATCACACCTTGGAAACACTCGTTGAAAAGACAGACAATCTGTCCTCACAAGTGTACTCAGTTCAAACTCAAGTTGATGAGCTAAAAAATAGATTGACCATACAGGCCCAAAAACTTGACCAAGACCTAAAGACTTACATCCAAACCCATTACTTTGGTCCAGAATTCCAAAAGAAAGACCAAGAACTCATCCGTATTAAAGCCCAGATTAGACAGATCGAACAAGATCAAGCCAGACAACCCAAACCACAAGCCTTGGCCACAGATCCCTTATCCTTATATCCACCACAGTATCCCATATACACACCCACTTACATTCCTCCACAGCAACCAACCATAAATGAACCTGACTATGACAACATCTTCAAGACCCATTATCACCTTGCCCGAAGGCTACACACAAAACCTAAGCCACACCCGATTCAACCTACAGGACCTTCACAAAAAAGGATGTATAATCCACCATGGTCAGAAAGAGAATTTCTCagaggagaaacctctagaGAAAAAACTGAGACAATCTCCGAGGAAAAAAAGGAACAGGCACCAAAAAAAGAGGACAATCGGAATGATTGATACAGAGATCACTTCAAGCGACTCATTTGAAGAAGTGACGACTGACTCATCAGATTTTTCAGTTGAAGAATCATCTGAAGAAGATCAAATTGCAGATCTTTCTGCAATAGCAATGGTTGATCAGGCTAATCCAacctcagaagaagaaggagaaggaatagttgtagaagaagaggatgatGATGTTCCTCCACAAACTAAGTCCACTCCGACGAGAGCAGGCAACCATTACTTCACTTTTGACAACCTCCCTCCTCACAAGTACAGAGAAAGGTTGAATGATTTTGGCGCTTGGATTGACACCCAAATGTCCAGTCCTAATGCAGATATCCAGCAAGTACTCTCTGAGTTTGTCACCAGGATGACCGGCAATCTTAGAGAATGGATAAACACACTAAGTGAGTATGAACGGATGCAACTCACTGGTGGAACTGCTGCTCAGTTTCTAGGAAGACTACATAGAGAATTCCTAGGAGACATTGGGATTATCCAGCAGAGAAATTCCCAAGAATACTACGAGATGAAGTGCTGTTCACTCAATAAGAAAGATCTTGAAAAGCATTTCAAAAGGATGCAGGCTAAATATTATCCTCTTGGAGGTCAGAGCAACTCAACACTCAAGGAAGTTTATCTTGCTTCACTTCCAAAAGAGCTTCTTCCAGAAATACGAAGAACAATGGCCATCTACCAGAAGGATATTCCGACAATAACCTTCGGAGAAATCTATCAATTGGCTCTAGCAGCTCTTGATAAGCTCTGCAAGCAGCAAGACCTGTTCAAACAACTAGCCAAGAATTCCCTTAAACTAAAGGGAGCATGCAACAAGTCTTATCTGCAGATCAAATGCAAAGATAAAGACTCATGTGATTGCCACACAAAAAAGAAGCACCACTTCAGAAGAACCAGACGATCAGATTTCGATCAAAGCAGAAGAAGAAAGTTCAAAGGAAAGAAACGGTTCTTCAGAAAGAAGACTTTCAAGGACAAACGAACCAACAGATGCTTTCTTTGTGGACAAACTGGGCACTTTGCCAAGAAATGTCCCAATAAGAGGCAGACAAGCAAAAGGGAAATCAAGATGCTTCAATCTCTACAAGATGCTGTTTTGACCCGAGAAGATGAAGATCTTGAATCGATCCTTGAAGAACAGTCAGAAGCAGATGAATATACAAAGTATGTACTTCATAATCCTGAAGACAATTCTTCTGATGATGACTACAGATCAATCCACTGTATGGCACCTGCTCCGCCTCAACAGCACATGCCAGGAAAAAGATGTTTAGGAAGCCTAGGttccaaaagaattgatggaaTCCAACGACCCCACTTCAAACTCAAACTTTTGGCGTCCAAGTATGATATGCCAAAAAAGGTCGTAGCACTGCTTGATACAGGATCTTCTGCAACTGTTG
The genomic region above belongs to Arachis stenosperma cultivar V10309 chromosome 5, arast.V10309.gnm1.PFL2, whole genome shotgun sequence and contains:
- the LOC130981838 gene encoding phosphate transporter PHO1 homolog 1, which gives rise to MVKFSKQFEGQLIPEWKEVFVDYRQLKKDLKNIQFLNNNNSNDTKNQNSSVPNSIISSLRNYSPFGHHQNGEHVPPIQVHRRLGSSYDTELLEQFAETGAIKEFFACLDQQLNKVNKFYRTKENEFMERGNSLRKQMDILIQLKFAFQDQQGSIDKEYHSISCTFSNEEDSVRNREDPEEETEEISTDEIQFSDSCRTDEVGEPTQVKREEKLRTLSGRVIDYQGKNLRINIPLTTPLRTFSTITYLVREDLINQSRKFSIGAGKVHINQTKLRHSEKMIKRGFIELYKGLEYLKLYRNLNMLAFMKILKKFDKVTSKQVLPIYLKVVESSYFNSSDKVIKLSDEVEELFVRNFAGDDRKKAAKYLRPSHRHKESHSVTFFIGLFGGCFLALLTGYVVMAHLSGLYKPQQDSLYMETVYPVLGLFSLIFLHFFLYGCNIVAWRKTRINYSFIFELVPTKELTYRDIFLVCTMAMTIVVGTMLLHLTLLTKGYSYAQLQHIPGLLILVFLLMLLCPFNVIYRSTRYRFICTIRNIIFSPLYKVVMQDFFVADQLCSQVPMLRNLEYVACYYISGSYKTLDYGYCTRKNYYKDLAYAVSFLPYYWRAMQCARRWFDEGERSHLVNLGKYVSAMLAAGAKVAYEKDGSNNVGWLCVVVIFSSAATVYQLYWDFVRDWGLLQFNSNNPLLRNELMLRNKAIYYFSMGLNVILRLAWLQTVVHSTFQGVDSRVTTLFLAALEVIRRGLWNFFRLEHEQLNNAGKFRAVNIVPLPFHEVDEED